A stretch of Episyrphus balteatus chromosome 2, idEpiBalt1.1, whole genome shotgun sequence DNA encodes these proteins:
- the LOC129911895 gene encoding fasciculation and elongation protein zeta-2 isoform X2, producing MWWTITGNFGNILPIDWSKSYTRQMHMPTLNLAENRHQQNTNTTAADGGNNGIAAQTPNGILDELNDLSSEDEAVANDLDMHALILNGLNPEHEEPIKTVEEVIKEIDDIMDEATPSEDDILESEVMEKAKEVLGAPLYADKLQYLSISQLNELYMEMEVLIQEFSETLINELALRDELEYEKELKNTFISLLLAVQNKRRQFHVEKKRGKSQGQDPKYLTTVIPYHMENGTPNNQALQVLIKILKAINEDSPTVPTLLTDYILKVLCPT from the exons ATGTGGTGGACAATTACTGGCAACTTTGGAAATATTCTCCCAATCGATTGGTCCAAATCCTACACCCGTCAAATGCACATGCCAACTTTGAATTTGGCTGAAAATCGTCATCAACAAAACACTAATACCACTGCAGCAGATGGTGGTAACAATGGTATAGCTGCACAAACCCCAAATGGTATTTTGGATGAATTGAATGACCTATCTAGCGAAGATGAGGCTGTTGCCAATGATTTGGATATGCATGCTTTAATATTGAATGGACTTAATCCAGAACACGAGGAACCGATAAAAACTGTTGAGGAAGTTATCAAGGAAATAGATGATATAATGGATGAGGCCACACCTTCCGAGGATGATATATTAGAATCAGAAGTCATGGAGAAAGCAAAAGAGGTGCTGGGGGCACCATTGTACGCAGATA AACTACAGTATTTATCAATATCTCAACTCAATGAATTATACATGGAAATGGAAGTTCTTATTCAGGAATTCAGTGAAACACTTATTAATGAGCTGGCATTGCGAGATGAATTGGAATATGAGAAGGAATTGAAAAACACATTCATTTCATTATTATTAGCCGTACAAAATAAACGAAGGCAGTTTCATGTTGAAAAGAAGCGTGGAAAATCACAGG GTCAAGACCCCAAATATCTCACAACCGTCATTCCTTATCATATGGAAAATGGAACCCCAAACAATCAAGCATTACAGGTGTTGATAAAAA TTCTGAAGGCGATCAATGAAGACAGTCCAACAGTACCAACATTACTTACAGATTATATCCTGAAAGTTCTGTGCCCAACATAG